One window of the Salvia miltiorrhiza cultivar Shanhuang (shh) chromosome 6, IMPLAD_Smil_shh, whole genome shotgun sequence genome contains the following:
- the LOC130990361 gene encoding histone deacetylase 15-like isoform X4, translating into MSRFKEEEIGTRLRNGDSAPLAEAASSNSFKPHLAEQKNGKRKSDMSLEEMYNSQYDFGDDEDDDSDWEPSALPAHSVVEIPKWFCLNCTMLNIGDDSHCDVCGEHRESGILKRGFVSSASSREVVTQNGAHAADGLQDNPTAIGFDERMLLHEEVVMKSHPHPERPDRLRAIAASLATTGIFPGRCHPISAREITQEELLKVHSLENIEAVEITSRVFSSYFTPDTYANQYSATAARLAAGLCFDLAAAIWSGRAKNGFALVRPPGHHAGVKHAMGFCLHNNAALAASAAQIAGAKKVLIIDWDVHHGNGTQEIFEKNKSVLYISLHRHEGGKFYPGTGSAYETGSMGAEGHCVNIPWSRGGVGDNDYIFAFQHVVLPIATEFDPDFTIISAGFDAARGDPLGGCDVTPAGYAQMTQMCRALSGGKVLVILEGGYNLRSISSSATAVIEVLLGESPKQNVGQVMPSKAGVRAVLEVLKIHLNYWSSLESKFTKLQSEWGWYTLEDKSAGKLKKKKRRGNQVPVWWKWGRRRWMYMLWCKKKIL; encoded by the exons ATGAGTCGTTTCAAAGAGGAAGAGATTGGAACTCGTCTTCGAAATGGAGACTCAGCGCCGCTCGCAGAAGCTGCCTCAAGCAACTCCTTCAAACCACATTTAGCTGAACAA AAAAACGGCAAGAGGAAGAGTGATATGTCTCTAGAAGAAATGTACAACAGCCAATACGATTTTGGAGATGATGAGGACGACGACAGTGATTGGGAGCCTTCGGCCTTACCAGCTCACAGTGTTGTCGAAATTCCTAAGTGGTTTTGCCTTAATTGCACTATGCTTAATATCGGAGACGATTCTCATTGCGAC GTTTGTGGGGAACATAGAGAATCTGGAATCCTAAAGCGCGGCTTTGTGTCTTCCGCCTCAAGTCGAGAAGTTGTTACTCAAAACGGTGCGCACGCAGCTGATGGACTACAAG ATAACCCTACTGCCATAGGCTTTGACGAGAGAATGCTCCTTCACGAAGAA GTTGTAATGAAGTCCCATCCCCATCCTGAGAGACCTGATCGACTTCGAGCTATTGCTGCCAGTCTCGCAACTACAG GTATATTTCCAGGAAGGTGCCACCCAATCTCAGCAAGGGAAATCACTCAAGAAGAGCTCCTTAAG GTCCACTCCCTCGAGAATATTGAAGCTGTTGAAATTACAAGCCGTGTTTTTTCTAG CTACTTCACACCTGATACATATGCAAATCAGTATTCAGCAACTGCCGCGAGACTTGCTGCAGGCTTATGTTTTGATCTTGCTGCAGCTATATGGTCTGGACGTGCCAAAAATGGATTTGCTTTG GTTCGTCCTCCTGGTCATCATGCTGGAGTTAAACACGCTATGGGTTTTTGCCTTCACAATAATGCAGCACTTGCTGCATCGGCAGCTCAGATTGCAGGAGCTAAGAAGGTTTTAATCATTGACTGG GATGTACATCACGGCAACGGCACACaagaaatatttgagaaaaataaatcG GTTTTGTATATATCTTTGCATAGGCATGAAGGTGGAAAGTTTTATCCTGGTACTGGATCTGCTTATGAG ACTGGATCAATGGGTGCAGAAGGACATTGCGTAAATATCCCATGGAGTCGTGGAGGAGTTGGTGACAATGactatatttttgcatttcagcATGTTGTGCTTCCTATAG CTACTGAGTTTGACCCGGATTTCACGATCATCTCTGCTGGATTTGATGCTGCACGGGGTGACCCTCTTGGTGGATGCGAT GTCACTCCTGCTGGCTATGCACAGATGACACAGATGTGCCGTGCGCTATCTGGTGGAAAAGTACTGGTCATCCTTGAGGGAGG ATATAATCTGCGGTCAATTTCATCATCAGCGACTGCAGTTATTGAG GTGTTACTTGGAGAAAGTCCAAAGCAGAATGTCGGGCAAGTTATGCCTAGTAAGGCTGGAGTTCGAGCTGTTCTTGAAGTTCTGAAGATTCACTTGAATTATTGGTCTTCGCTAGAATCCAAATTTACCAAGTTGCAATCAGAATGGGGATGGTATACCCTGGAGGACAAAA GTGCAGGCAAactgaagaaaaagaagagacgGGGAAACCAAGTACCAGTCTGGTGGAAGTGGGGGCGAAGAAGGTGGATGTACATGCTCTGGTGCAAGAAGAAGATTTTGTAA
- the LOC130990361 gene encoding histone deacetylase 15-like isoform X5 translates to MSRFKEEEIGTRLRNGDSAPLAEAASSNSFKPHLAEQKNGKRKSDMSLEEMYNSQYDFGDDEDDDSDWEPSALPAHSVVEIPKWFCLNCTMLNIGDDSHCDVCGEHRESGILKRGFVSSASSREVVTQNGAHAADGLQDNPTAIGFDERMLLHEEVVMKSHPHPERPDRLRAIAASLATTGIFPGRCHPISAREITQEELLKVHSLENIEAVEITSRVFSSYFTPDTYANQYSATAARLAAGLCFDLAAAIWSGRAKNGFALVRPPGHHAGVKHAMGFCLHNNAALAASAAQIAGAKKVLIIDWDVHHGNGTQEIFEKNKSVLYISLHRHEGGKFYPGTGSAYETGSMGAEGHCVNIPWSRGGVGDNDYIFAFQHVVLPIATEFDPDFTIISAGFDAARGDPLGGCDVTPAGYAQMTQMCRALSGGKVLVILEGGYNLRSISSSATAVIEVLLGESPKQNVGQVMPSKAGVRAVLEVLKIHLNYWSSLESKFTKLQSEWGWYTLEDKSKLKKKKRRGNQVPVWWKWGRRRWMYMLWCKKKIL, encoded by the exons ATGAGTCGTTTCAAAGAGGAAGAGATTGGAACTCGTCTTCGAAATGGAGACTCAGCGCCGCTCGCAGAAGCTGCCTCAAGCAACTCCTTCAAACCACATTTAGCTGAACAA AAAAACGGCAAGAGGAAGAGTGATATGTCTCTAGAAGAAATGTACAACAGCCAATACGATTTTGGAGATGATGAGGACGACGACAGTGATTGGGAGCCTTCGGCCTTACCAGCTCACAGTGTTGTCGAAATTCCTAAGTGGTTTTGCCTTAATTGCACTATGCTTAATATCGGAGACGATTCTCATTGCGAC GTTTGTGGGGAACATAGAGAATCTGGAATCCTAAAGCGCGGCTTTGTGTCTTCCGCCTCAAGTCGAGAAGTTGTTACTCAAAACGGTGCGCACGCAGCTGATGGACTACAAG ATAACCCTACTGCCATAGGCTTTGACGAGAGAATGCTCCTTCACGAAGAA GTTGTAATGAAGTCCCATCCCCATCCTGAGAGACCTGATCGACTTCGAGCTATTGCTGCCAGTCTCGCAACTACAG GTATATTTCCAGGAAGGTGCCACCCAATCTCAGCAAGGGAAATCACTCAAGAAGAGCTCCTTAAG GTCCACTCCCTCGAGAATATTGAAGCTGTTGAAATTACAAGCCGTGTTTTTTCTAG CTACTTCACACCTGATACATATGCAAATCAGTATTCAGCAACTGCCGCGAGACTTGCTGCAGGCTTATGTTTTGATCTTGCTGCAGCTATATGGTCTGGACGTGCCAAAAATGGATTTGCTTTG GTTCGTCCTCCTGGTCATCATGCTGGAGTTAAACACGCTATGGGTTTTTGCCTTCACAATAATGCAGCACTTGCTGCATCGGCAGCTCAGATTGCAGGAGCTAAGAAGGTTTTAATCATTGACTGG GATGTACATCACGGCAACGGCACACaagaaatatttgagaaaaataaatcG GTTTTGTATATATCTTTGCATAGGCATGAAGGTGGAAAGTTTTATCCTGGTACTGGATCTGCTTATGAG ACTGGATCAATGGGTGCAGAAGGACATTGCGTAAATATCCCATGGAGTCGTGGAGGAGTTGGTGACAATGactatatttttgcatttcagcATGTTGTGCTTCCTATAG CTACTGAGTTTGACCCGGATTTCACGATCATCTCTGCTGGATTTGATGCTGCACGGGGTGACCCTCTTGGTGGATGCGAT GTCACTCCTGCTGGCTATGCACAGATGACACAGATGTGCCGTGCGCTATCTGGTGGAAAAGTACTGGTCATCCTTGAGGGAGG ATATAATCTGCGGTCAATTTCATCATCAGCGACTGCAGTTATTGAG GTGTTACTTGGAGAAAGTCCAAAGCAGAATGTCGGGCAAGTTATGCCTAGTAAGGCTGGAGTTCGAGCTGTTCTTGAAGTTCTGAAGATTCACTTGAATTATTGGTCTTCGCTAGAATCCAAATTTACCAAGTTGCAATCAGAATGGGGATGGTATACCCTGGAGGACAAAA GCAAactgaagaaaaagaagagacgGGGAAACCAAGTACCAGTCTGGTGGAAGTGGGGGCGAAGAAGGTGGATGTACATGCTCTGGTGCAAGAAGAAGATTTTGTAA
- the LOC130990361 gene encoding histone deacetylase 15-like isoform X1: MSRFKEEEIGTRLRNGDSAPLAEAASSNSFKPHLAEQKNGKRKSDMSLEEMYNSQYDFGDDEDDDSDWEPSALPAHSVVEIPKWFCLNCTMLNIGDDSHCDVCGEHRESGILKRGFVSSASSREVVTQNGAHAADGLQDPHPLMQSIASDNPTAIGFDERMLLHEEVVMKSHPHPERPDRLRAIAASLATTGIFPGRCHPISAREITQEELLKVHSLENIEAVEITSRVFSSYFTPDTYANQYSATAARLAAGLCFDLAAAIWSGRAKNGFALVRPPGHHAGVKHAMGFCLHNNAALAASAAQIAGAKKVLIIDWDVHHGNGTQEIFEKNKSVLYISLHRHEGGKFYPGTGSAYETGSMGAEGHCVNIPWSRGGVGDNDYIFAFQHVVLPIATEFDPDFTIISAGFDAARGDPLGGCDVTPAGYAQMTQMCRALSGGKVLVILEGGYNLRSISSSATAVIEVLLGESPKQNVGQVMPSKAGVRAVLEVLKIHLNYWSSLESKFTKLQSEWGWYTLEDKSAGKLKKKKRRGNQVPVWWKWGRRRWMYMLWCKKKIL; this comes from the exons ATGAGTCGTTTCAAAGAGGAAGAGATTGGAACTCGTCTTCGAAATGGAGACTCAGCGCCGCTCGCAGAAGCTGCCTCAAGCAACTCCTTCAAACCACATTTAGCTGAACAA AAAAACGGCAAGAGGAAGAGTGATATGTCTCTAGAAGAAATGTACAACAGCCAATACGATTTTGGAGATGATGAGGACGACGACAGTGATTGGGAGCCTTCGGCCTTACCAGCTCACAGTGTTGTCGAAATTCCTAAGTGGTTTTGCCTTAATTGCACTATGCTTAATATCGGAGACGATTCTCATTGCGAC GTTTGTGGGGAACATAGAGAATCTGGAATCCTAAAGCGCGGCTTTGTGTCTTCCGCCTCAAGTCGAGAAGTTGTTACTCAAAACGGTGCGCACGCAGCTGATGGACTACAAG ATCCTCATCCTCTAATGCAAAGTATTGCATCAGATAACCCTACTGCCATAGGCTTTGACGAGAGAATGCTCCTTCACGAAGAA GTTGTAATGAAGTCCCATCCCCATCCTGAGAGACCTGATCGACTTCGAGCTATTGCTGCCAGTCTCGCAACTACAG GTATATTTCCAGGAAGGTGCCACCCAATCTCAGCAAGGGAAATCACTCAAGAAGAGCTCCTTAAG GTCCACTCCCTCGAGAATATTGAAGCTGTTGAAATTACAAGCCGTGTTTTTTCTAG CTACTTCACACCTGATACATATGCAAATCAGTATTCAGCAACTGCCGCGAGACTTGCTGCAGGCTTATGTTTTGATCTTGCTGCAGCTATATGGTCTGGACGTGCCAAAAATGGATTTGCTTTG GTTCGTCCTCCTGGTCATCATGCTGGAGTTAAACACGCTATGGGTTTTTGCCTTCACAATAATGCAGCACTTGCTGCATCGGCAGCTCAGATTGCAGGAGCTAAGAAGGTTTTAATCATTGACTGG GATGTACATCACGGCAACGGCACACaagaaatatttgagaaaaataaatcG GTTTTGTATATATCTTTGCATAGGCATGAAGGTGGAAAGTTTTATCCTGGTACTGGATCTGCTTATGAG ACTGGATCAATGGGTGCAGAAGGACATTGCGTAAATATCCCATGGAGTCGTGGAGGAGTTGGTGACAATGactatatttttgcatttcagcATGTTGTGCTTCCTATAG CTACTGAGTTTGACCCGGATTTCACGATCATCTCTGCTGGATTTGATGCTGCACGGGGTGACCCTCTTGGTGGATGCGAT GTCACTCCTGCTGGCTATGCACAGATGACACAGATGTGCCGTGCGCTATCTGGTGGAAAAGTACTGGTCATCCTTGAGGGAGG ATATAATCTGCGGTCAATTTCATCATCAGCGACTGCAGTTATTGAG GTGTTACTTGGAGAAAGTCCAAAGCAGAATGTCGGGCAAGTTATGCCTAGTAAGGCTGGAGTTCGAGCTGTTCTTGAAGTTCTGAAGATTCACTTGAATTATTGGTCTTCGCTAGAATCCAAATTTACCAAGTTGCAATCAGAATGGGGATGGTATACCCTGGAGGACAAAA GTGCAGGCAAactgaagaaaaagaagagacgGGGAAACCAAGTACCAGTCTGGTGGAAGTGGGGGCGAAGAAGGTGGATGTACATGCTCTGGTGCAAGAAGAAGATTTTGTAA
- the LOC130990361 gene encoding histone deacetylase 15-like isoform X2 yields MSRFKEEEIGTRLRNGDSAPLAEAASSNSFKPHLAEQKNGKRKSDMSLEEMYNSQYDFGDDEDDDSDWEPSALPAHSVVEIPKWFCLNCTMLNIGDDSHCDVCGEHRESGILKRGFVSSASSREVVTQNGAHAADGLQDPHPLMQSIASDNPTAIGFDERMLLHEEVVMKSHPHPERPDRLRAIAASLATTGIFPGRCHPISAREITQEELLKVHSLENIEAVEITSRVFSSYFTPDTYANQYSATAARLAAGLCFDLAAAIWSGRAKNGFALVRPPGHHAGVKHAMGFCLHNNAALAASAAQIAGAKKVLIIDWDVHHGNGTQEIFEKNKSVLYISLHRHEGGKFYPGTGSAYETGSMGAEGHCVNIPWSRGGVGDNDYIFAFQHVVLPIATEFDPDFTIISAGFDAARGDPLGGCDVTPAGYAQMTQMCRALSGGKVLVILEGGYNLRSISSSATAVIEVLLGESPKQNVGQVMPSKAGVRAVLEVLKIHLNYWSSLESKFTKLQSEWGWYTLEDKSKLKKKKRRGNQVPVWWKWGRRRWMYMLWCKKKIL; encoded by the exons ATGAGTCGTTTCAAAGAGGAAGAGATTGGAACTCGTCTTCGAAATGGAGACTCAGCGCCGCTCGCAGAAGCTGCCTCAAGCAACTCCTTCAAACCACATTTAGCTGAACAA AAAAACGGCAAGAGGAAGAGTGATATGTCTCTAGAAGAAATGTACAACAGCCAATACGATTTTGGAGATGATGAGGACGACGACAGTGATTGGGAGCCTTCGGCCTTACCAGCTCACAGTGTTGTCGAAATTCCTAAGTGGTTTTGCCTTAATTGCACTATGCTTAATATCGGAGACGATTCTCATTGCGAC GTTTGTGGGGAACATAGAGAATCTGGAATCCTAAAGCGCGGCTTTGTGTCTTCCGCCTCAAGTCGAGAAGTTGTTACTCAAAACGGTGCGCACGCAGCTGATGGACTACAAG ATCCTCATCCTCTAATGCAAAGTATTGCATCAGATAACCCTACTGCCATAGGCTTTGACGAGAGAATGCTCCTTCACGAAGAA GTTGTAATGAAGTCCCATCCCCATCCTGAGAGACCTGATCGACTTCGAGCTATTGCTGCCAGTCTCGCAACTACAG GTATATTTCCAGGAAGGTGCCACCCAATCTCAGCAAGGGAAATCACTCAAGAAGAGCTCCTTAAG GTCCACTCCCTCGAGAATATTGAAGCTGTTGAAATTACAAGCCGTGTTTTTTCTAG CTACTTCACACCTGATACATATGCAAATCAGTATTCAGCAACTGCCGCGAGACTTGCTGCAGGCTTATGTTTTGATCTTGCTGCAGCTATATGGTCTGGACGTGCCAAAAATGGATTTGCTTTG GTTCGTCCTCCTGGTCATCATGCTGGAGTTAAACACGCTATGGGTTTTTGCCTTCACAATAATGCAGCACTTGCTGCATCGGCAGCTCAGATTGCAGGAGCTAAGAAGGTTTTAATCATTGACTGG GATGTACATCACGGCAACGGCACACaagaaatatttgagaaaaataaatcG GTTTTGTATATATCTTTGCATAGGCATGAAGGTGGAAAGTTTTATCCTGGTACTGGATCTGCTTATGAG ACTGGATCAATGGGTGCAGAAGGACATTGCGTAAATATCCCATGGAGTCGTGGAGGAGTTGGTGACAATGactatatttttgcatttcagcATGTTGTGCTTCCTATAG CTACTGAGTTTGACCCGGATTTCACGATCATCTCTGCTGGATTTGATGCTGCACGGGGTGACCCTCTTGGTGGATGCGAT GTCACTCCTGCTGGCTATGCACAGATGACACAGATGTGCCGTGCGCTATCTGGTGGAAAAGTACTGGTCATCCTTGAGGGAGG ATATAATCTGCGGTCAATTTCATCATCAGCGACTGCAGTTATTGAG GTGTTACTTGGAGAAAGTCCAAAGCAGAATGTCGGGCAAGTTATGCCTAGTAAGGCTGGAGTTCGAGCTGTTCTTGAAGTTCTGAAGATTCACTTGAATTATTGGTCTTCGCTAGAATCCAAATTTACCAAGTTGCAATCAGAATGGGGATGGTATACCCTGGAGGACAAAA GCAAactgaagaaaaagaagagacgGGGAAACCAAGTACCAGTCTGGTGGAAGTGGGGGCGAAGAAGGTGGATGTACATGCTCTGGTGCAAGAAGAAGATTTTGTAA
- the LOC130990361 gene encoding histone deacetylase 15-like isoform X3: MSRFKEEEIGTRLRNGDSAPLAEAASSNSFKPHLAEQKNGKRKSDMSLEEMYNSQYDFGDDEDDDSDWEPSALPAHSVVEIPKWFCLNCTMLNIGDDSHCDVCGEHRESGILKRGFVSSASSREVVTQNGAHAADGLQDPLMQSIASDNPTAIGFDERMLLHEEVVMKSHPHPERPDRLRAIAASLATTGIFPGRCHPISAREITQEELLKVHSLENIEAVEITSRVFSSYFTPDTYANQYSATAARLAAGLCFDLAAAIWSGRAKNGFALVRPPGHHAGVKHAMGFCLHNNAALAASAAQIAGAKKVLIIDWDVHHGNGTQEIFEKNKSVLYISLHRHEGGKFYPGTGSAYETGSMGAEGHCVNIPWSRGGVGDNDYIFAFQHVVLPIATEFDPDFTIISAGFDAARGDPLGGCDVTPAGYAQMTQMCRALSGGKVLVILEGGYNLRSISSSATAVIEVLLGESPKQNVGQVMPSKAGVRAVLEVLKIHLNYWSSLESKFTKLQSEWGWYTLEDKSAGKLKKKKRRGNQVPVWWKWGRRRWMYMLWCKKKIL; this comes from the exons ATGAGTCGTTTCAAAGAGGAAGAGATTGGAACTCGTCTTCGAAATGGAGACTCAGCGCCGCTCGCAGAAGCTGCCTCAAGCAACTCCTTCAAACCACATTTAGCTGAACAA AAAAACGGCAAGAGGAAGAGTGATATGTCTCTAGAAGAAATGTACAACAGCCAATACGATTTTGGAGATGATGAGGACGACGACAGTGATTGGGAGCCTTCGGCCTTACCAGCTCACAGTGTTGTCGAAATTCCTAAGTGGTTTTGCCTTAATTGCACTATGCTTAATATCGGAGACGATTCTCATTGCGAC GTTTGTGGGGAACATAGAGAATCTGGAATCCTAAAGCGCGGCTTTGTGTCTTCCGCCTCAAGTCGAGAAGTTGTTACTCAAAACGGTGCGCACGCAGCTGATGGACTACAAG ATCCTCTAATGCAAAGTATTGCATCAGATAACCCTACTGCCATAGGCTTTGACGAGAGAATGCTCCTTCACGAAGAA GTTGTAATGAAGTCCCATCCCCATCCTGAGAGACCTGATCGACTTCGAGCTATTGCTGCCAGTCTCGCAACTACAG GTATATTTCCAGGAAGGTGCCACCCAATCTCAGCAAGGGAAATCACTCAAGAAGAGCTCCTTAAG GTCCACTCCCTCGAGAATATTGAAGCTGTTGAAATTACAAGCCGTGTTTTTTCTAG CTACTTCACACCTGATACATATGCAAATCAGTATTCAGCAACTGCCGCGAGACTTGCTGCAGGCTTATGTTTTGATCTTGCTGCAGCTATATGGTCTGGACGTGCCAAAAATGGATTTGCTTTG GTTCGTCCTCCTGGTCATCATGCTGGAGTTAAACACGCTATGGGTTTTTGCCTTCACAATAATGCAGCACTTGCTGCATCGGCAGCTCAGATTGCAGGAGCTAAGAAGGTTTTAATCATTGACTGG GATGTACATCACGGCAACGGCACACaagaaatatttgagaaaaataaatcG GTTTTGTATATATCTTTGCATAGGCATGAAGGTGGAAAGTTTTATCCTGGTACTGGATCTGCTTATGAG ACTGGATCAATGGGTGCAGAAGGACATTGCGTAAATATCCCATGGAGTCGTGGAGGAGTTGGTGACAATGactatatttttgcatttcagcATGTTGTGCTTCCTATAG CTACTGAGTTTGACCCGGATTTCACGATCATCTCTGCTGGATTTGATGCTGCACGGGGTGACCCTCTTGGTGGATGCGAT GTCACTCCTGCTGGCTATGCACAGATGACACAGATGTGCCGTGCGCTATCTGGTGGAAAAGTACTGGTCATCCTTGAGGGAGG ATATAATCTGCGGTCAATTTCATCATCAGCGACTGCAGTTATTGAG GTGTTACTTGGAGAAAGTCCAAAGCAGAATGTCGGGCAAGTTATGCCTAGTAAGGCTGGAGTTCGAGCTGTTCTTGAAGTTCTGAAGATTCACTTGAATTATTGGTCTTCGCTAGAATCCAAATTTACCAAGTTGCAATCAGAATGGGGATGGTATACCCTGGAGGACAAAA GTGCAGGCAAactgaagaaaaagaagagacgGGGAAACCAAGTACCAGTCTGGTGGAAGTGGGGGCGAAGAAGGTGGATGTACATGCTCTGGTGCAAGAAGAAGATTTTGTAA